In Patulibacter sp. SYSU D01012, the genomic stretch ATCCCCGAGCTGGCGCCGCGCCCGGACGACGTGCTGCTGACGAAGTGGCGCTACAGCGCGTTCCAGCGCACCGACCTGCGCGACCGCCTGCGCGCCCTCGGCCGCGACCAGCTCGTCATCACCGGCATCTACGCCCACATCGGCTGCCTGATGACCGCCGCCGAGGCGTTCATGCAGGACGTCCAGGCGTTCCTCGTCGCCGACGCCGTCGCGGACTTCTCGCTCGACGAGCACCGCATGGCGCTGCGCTGGGCCGCGGGCCGCTGCGCGGTGGCGACGACGACGGACGACGTGCTGGCCGGGCTCGGCGCTCCGGCGGCGGCGCGGCGGTAGGCGCCGCCGGGCCCGGGCGCGGGTCAGTCGCCCGCCGGCAGGACCGCCACCGCGGCCCGGTAGCCCGGCGTCCCGGCGTCGACGTCGGCCAGCGCCACCGCGTCCGCGGGCGGCAGCGGGGCCGCGGTGGCGGTCACCCGGGCCCGGGCGCCGAGCGTGACGGTCAGCGCGGTCATCGGCACGGTCAGCCCGCGGCCGGTGGCCTTCAGGACCGCCTCCTTCCGCGTCCAGAGCGCCAGGAAGGCGTCGTCGCGCGCCGCGGCCGGCCGCGCGGCGAGCGCCGCGCGCTCGGCGGGCGCGCACGCGGCGTCCCACAGCTCGGGGCCGAGGACGCGGGCGGCGTCGGGCCCGCCCTCCACGTCCACGCCCACGGCACGCCCGTCGTCGGTCAGCGCCACCAGGACGACGTCGCCGGCGTGCGCGATCGACAGCCGCAACGGCGTCCCCGGAAGGACCGGGCGGCCGGTGCCGGGGCGCTGCGCGGCTGCCGCGCCGACGGTGGGGGCGAGGACCAGCGGGACGTCCGCGGGCGCGACGCCCAGGCGCGCGCCGAGCATGCGGCGGGCGACCGCGCGGCCGGTGGCGAAGCGGGCGCGGTCCGCGGCGCGCCGCAGGCGGCCGAGGCGCGCCCGCTCGGCGGGGGAGAGCAGCGCCAGCGCGGCCGGATCGACGGCCGCGGCCGGGGCGCGGCGGACCTCTACGCCCGCCAGCGCGACGGGCACGACCGTCCCGGTCACCACCCCCGCCGTCGTGGCCGCCGCGACCCTCGTGGCCGCCGCGGCCGCCCCGGCCGTCGCGCCGACCGGGCTCATGCCGCTCGTCCCGTCGGTGCGACCGTCTCGTGCCCGGGGCGCACGCCGCTCACGCCGCGCGCCCCGCCGCCACGTCGAGCGCCGTCCACGCCATCGCCGTCGCGGCGTCGAGGATCGTCGCGTCCGCCTGGGGGGTGACGACGAGGTCGGCGAACGCCGGGTCGTGCGGCGTGACGGTGCCGTCGCCGAGGGCGAGCATCGGGTGGATGGCCGGCACGGCGTGCGAGACGTTGCCCATGTCCGTCATCGCGAACGGGCCGGGGTCCGCCGGGGCGGGGCGGCCGAGCGCGGCGGCGTGGCGGGCCCAGGCGGCGGCGAGCGCGTCGTCGGTGCGGAAGGGGCGGTACGGCGGCTCGGCGTCGACGACGTCGAGCGCGCAGCCCGCCTCGTCCGCCGCCGCGTGCAGGACGCCGCGCAGCCCGTCGGTCAGGCCCGCGAGCGTCGGCTCGTCGGCGGCGCGCGCCTCGGCGTGGACCCAGCGCGCCGGGCCGGGACGGACCGGGAGCGCCGGGCGCAGGTGCGGCGGCGCGGCGTCCAGGCCCCACGGCCGCTCGGTCGTGCGCAGCCGCGTGCCCGCCGGCCCGCGCGCGTCGAGCGCGTCGACGAGGGCGGAGACCGCCTCCGCCGCCGCGTCGGCCCGCGCGCCCACGAAGCGGGCGGCCAGGGCGCGGTGGGCGAAGGACGCGAAGCGCGCGACCTCCTGCGGCCCGGCGTGGACCATCATCGCCGCGTCGACGCCCGCGAACGCGCCGGCG encodes the following:
- a CDS encoding isochorismatase family protein — protein: MAQIAPYPLPDPAELPDSRAGWRVDPARAVLLVHDMQEYFVAAYRRDEEPLSAVVPRIAALRDACAALGVPVVFSAQPPDQDPADRGLLTDLWGTGLGAGGDEHRIIPELAPRPDDVLLTKWRYSAFQRTDLRDRLRALGRDQLVITGIYAHIGCLMTAAEAFMQDVQAFLVADAVADFSLDEHRMALRWAAGRCAVATTTDDVLAGLGAPAAARR
- a CDS encoding 4'-phosphopantetheinyl transferase superfamily protein, whose translation is MSPVGATAGAAAAATRVAAATTAGVVTGTVVPVALAGVEVRRAPAAAVDPAALALLSPAERARLGRLRRAADRARFATGRAVARRMLGARLGVAPADVPLVLAPTVGAAAAQRPGTGRPVLPGTPLRLSIAHAGDVVLVALTDDGRAVGVDVEGGPDAARVLGPELWDAACAPAERAALAARPAAARDDAFLALWTRKEAVLKATGRGLTVPMTALTVTLGARARVTATAAPLPPADAVALADVDAGTPGYRAAVAVLPAGD
- a CDS encoding M20/M25/M40 family metallo-hydrolase, with translation MIGERGAAVDPRYASVAAAVRERAADLRALSHRIHARPELAFAEHRAAGWCAELLAGAGFAVTGGAWDLPTAFDARRGGGPTTVAFCAEYDALPRIGHACGHNLIAAAAVGAGLALSDVADAAGLTVRVIGTPAEESGGGKAHLLDAGAFAGVDAAMMVHAGPQEVARFASFAHRALAARFVGARADAAAEAVSALVDALDARGPAGTRLRTTERPWGLDAAPPHLRPALPVRPGPARWVHAEARAADEPTLAGLTDGLRGVLHAAADEAGCALDVVDAEPPYRPFRTDDALAAAWARHAAALGRPAPADPGPFAMTDMGNVSHAVPAIHPMLALGDGTVTPHDPAFADLVVTPQADATILDAATAMAWTALDVAAGRAA